TCAGCCGGTAGTTGCGCCGCCCAAAAGCAAAGCGCGGAGTTTGATCTTGGATCATGTAGGTTCTGGTTTAGAAGTCAGACTGATTCAGTTGAAATTCAATGAGTTCAGCTCCTGTTGAATTCAATAATTTAAGCTAGTACAAATCATCTAGCGACATGCGCAGGTATTTGCGCACGGCGCGGTAAGAACTGAAAAAGCCGATGACGCAACCTAGCACCAGCAGCGCACCGAACAAAATACCAATCAGCCGCTCGTCGCGCAGTACCCGGAGCTCATCCATTTGTAGGTAGGCATATTGCACCACCGCTAGCAAGGTGAGACTAGCGAGGATGCCGCTCACGAAGCCCTGCCAAGTAGCTCGGCGCAAAAAAGGCCGCTGAATGAAAAAGGAAGTGGCGCCTACCAGCTGCATGCTGCGAATCAGGAAGCGCTGCGAGTATAAAGCTAGGCGGATCGTGTTGTTGATCAGCACGACGACCACAATCGTCAACAGGGCCGCAAAGCCTAGTAGCACCAAGCTAACGCGCCGTAGGTTTTTGTTGACCGAGTCAATCAGGCTTTGAACGTAAGCTACATCATCAACCCCCGGTTCGGCGCGCAGCTCGTCGGTGATGCGGCGCATGTTAAGCGAGTCGGAATACTCTGCGTTGATGTTCAGAATGAACGCATCGTGCAGAGGGTTGTCGCCAAGCAGTTGGCGAAACTGGCTGTCGTCGGAGGGGCCAAGCAGCTCACGGGCCGCTTCTTCCTTGGAAAGAAAGCGCACTTGCGGTTGGTCGCCCTTATAAGCAATGTACTTTTTGCGGGCAAAATCTTGGTGCAAGCGTAGGAGCTGAGTTTCGGGAAGGTCGCGCTCCAGAAAAATTTGAACCTCAATGCTTTCCTTAACGACCGTCGAGAGCTTGTGCGCGTGGATTAGCAACAGCCCAAACAACCCGATGACCAGCAAGGCCAGCGTAATGCTGAACACTACCATCGTGTGCGGGTAGCTACCGAGCGTCTTCTTACGAATGGGTGAGCGTTGCAATTGGGCCATGGAAGGCAAAGGTCAGGTAACATTTACCATTTATCAATCAACCTGCGCATTTATTAAGTTACGAACTACGAAATAAATCGTAACTGCTTGATTGTGAAGATTGATAAATGTTAGCTGTTAAGTGATAACTAATTACATGATTGTCCGAGGGTCGTCGTCGATGTTCAGGACTTCACGGGCCCGGCGACGGGCAGCCTCGCGGCGGCGTAAGCGTTTGCGGGCAAAAAGCTCCTGAAACGAATCGAATTGCTGCGTATTCAGCAAGCTCAAGCCAGCGCGAGGTTGGTTGATCGTTTCGAGGTCACGGGGCGTAGTTTCGTAGCGCAGCTTTGCCCGAAACTTGCCATCAGCCTGCAAGTAGTATTCTAGGCTCAAATCGCCGAGCAAGCTAGCTTGTGTCGAAGTATTCGTTGTTGGGCCTAGGGTGCCGGAAGTATTAGAGCTGGAGCTGAAGCCACCTTCCCGTGTTACGCGCAGACGCCCATTCATGAAGCTGTAGCTCAACCGTACTTGCAACGCTTGCAGCTGTTCCGCTGTCAGGCCATTGATGTTAAAGTCGATTTCCAGGTTTTCGTCAATCTGCGACGTCAGCAAGCCTAGCTGCGACGAGACGATCTGGCCGAGGCTATTTTGAAGCTTGTTGTCTTGGCCTTGGAGGGAAAGCTGCGTAAACTGTCCCTGTGGCGAGAGCTGCTTAAATACGAGTAAGCTGAATACTTGACGGTTAAGCTCCTGCTCATCGTTGCGGAGAGCCGAAGTAAAAGCTACTAGGTCGCCCTCCAATGTAGAGGGCGCATCGTTGAATTCCAGACCTAGTTTGATGGTGGGGAGCAGGAGCGGCCCAGTCAGGTTCATTACGGCCGTTACGGGCACTACGGCGCCGTTGCTGGTACCCGTACCATTGGTGGAACCCTGAAACAACGGCGCCAGCGACGTACGCTGGGTATAAGTTGCCGTCACGTTCATCTCGCCGGCCAGCGGGTCGCCGTTCCAGGTAATCAAGCCGCCAGGGCGCACCACAAATTCCTTGTTCACAAGGCCTTGTAGCGTAAAGTTGTAGGCGCCCCGCACAATTTCCACTTGGCCAAACATGTTGAAGTCGCCGCGCGTGTCAATATTCAGCCTGAGCTGCCCTACGGCAGTTCCGCGGATGATGTCACCGGTACTTTCATCCAGCAGAATCTCCATGTAGGCGTCGGGCGTGACATCTAGGTTCATGTTCAGGCGAATACCCGACAGATCCACTTTCTGGGCGGCCGCAACGGGCACCTTCACCGTGGTTGTGGTGTCGTGAATATTATGGTTAACGAAACGAATGTAGCTAGCCTGCTGGGCCTTAGCGGCATTATCGAGTGGCAACGACAGACGCGTACCCGCTTCGCTTTTGGCATTCACCCGGATAAACAGGTTGTCAGCTGGCCCGCGCACCGTAGCGTCGCCCGTGGCAAATGCCTGCCCGAAGTATAGGTCATTATCG
This Hymenobacter sp. GOD-10R DNA region includes the following protein-coding sequences:
- a CDS encoding cell division protein FtsX: MAQLQRSPIRKKTLGSYPHTMVVFSITLALLVIGLFGLLLIHAHKLSTVVKESIEVQIFLERDLPETQLLRLHQDFARKKYIAYKGDQPQVRFLSKEEAARELLGPSDDSQFRQLLGDNPLHDAFILNINAEYSDSLNMRRITDELRAEPGVDDVAYVQSLIDSVNKNLRRVSLVLLGFAALLTIVVVVLINNTIRLALYSQRFLIRSMQLVGATSFFIQRPFLRRATWQGFVSGILASLTLLAVVQYAYLQMDELRVLRDERLIGILFGALLVLGCVIGFFSSYRAVRKYLRMSLDDLY